A stretch of Armatimonadota bacterium DNA encodes these proteins:
- the dut gene encoding dUTP diphosphatase produces the protein MAGAVTIKVERMPSAEGLPLPQYETEAAAGMDLRAALDEPLVLEPGQRCAVPTGLKIALPAGYEAQVRARSGLALKHGIALVNAPGTIDADYRGEIRVILINLGHEPFTINRGDRIAQMIVAPVTQAEWEPVVNVDETSRGAGGFGSTGV, from the coding sequence TTGGCCGGCGCAGTCACCATAAAGGTTGAACGCATGCCTTCTGCCGAAGGCCTGCCCCTGCCACAATACGAGACCGAAGCCGCCGCCGGCATGGACCTGCGCGCGGCTCTTGATGAGCCGCTGGTGCTCGAACCCGGGCAGCGCTGCGCTGTGCCCACCGGCCTGAAGATTGCGCTCCCGGCCGGATACGAGGCCCAGGTGCGGGCACGCAGCGGTCTGGCGCTCAAGCATGGTATCGCCCTGGTCAATGCACCAGGCACCATCGACGCCGACTACCGCGGCGAAATCCGCGTGATCCTCATCAATCTCGGACACGAGCCTTTCACCATCAACCGTGGCGACCGCATCGCACAGATGATAGTGGCACCGGTGACCCAGGCGGAGTGGGAGCCGGTTGTGAATGTGGACGAGACCAGCCGTGGAGCCGGGGGCTTCGGCAGCACCGGCGTCTGA